A region of Periplaneta americana isolate PAMFEO1 chromosome 16, P.americana_PAMFEO1_priV1, whole genome shotgun sequence DNA encodes the following proteins:
- the Nplp1 gene encoding neuropeptide-like 1 isoform X2, with product MWLYRVPLLVLAVLYIVALPQVQPEETPESQHEVDKRHVGVLARTGQLPFQGKRSYSSLVRNGDLPFFIRKEWNKKTHPMMSGRNFAEILQPGKRYVGSLAKTGGLPGKRSDDSEVNNLLQSVLATEDLWRLQLKALKQELMREEEEELEETLPEEVTDEEKRNLASLARGGNLPFKEGKRSVEALARAGYLPVPKPPQESEEYPHDSSETSEELIGKRSIASLAKTGQLKNFFQDEEGKRGGIGSLARNGYLPQKREDDDLDSLIQELYQEEDKRNIASMMRNKISPFQEGKRNLGSIARGGGYRLVKKDEDEDVLEEDKRNIASMMRNKISPFQEGKRNLGSLARGGGFRLSKKDDEDDTLDEDKRNVASMMRNKISPFQQEGKRYLGSIMRGQGSSFGISKKDDGDQEEDKRNIGAMARNWHLPEHLKYGKRFDDEEEDVEDIAKRYVATLLRHGRLPVGASNDNSDDMSDDKRHIGSLAAKGSFQVHKKSSRSTGSDDASYNTTDAAGKTKRSVAAPENQIQASTTSSDGAKRTKRQAYLVPATSSDEFPMPVMQNSDLFDYEDLTELLSGGAAPEKRFLGRIPQMGRNRPRTTPPNGRRRPHPRNI from the coding sequence GTGCAACCAGAGGAGACACCAGAAAGCCAACACGAAGTAGACAAGCGGCATGTGGGAGTTCTGGCCCGCACAGGTCAGCTCCCATTCCAGGGAAAGCGGTCTTACTCTTCACTCGTACGGAATGGGGATCTCCCTTTCTTTATTCGCAAAGAATGGAACAAGAAGACGCATCCCATGATGAGTGGACGCAACTTCGCTGAAATCCTGCAACCTGGCAAGCGGTACGTGGGTTCCCTGGCCAAGACCGGTGGCCTACCGGGGAAACGATCCGACGACAGTGAAGTCAACAACCTACTGCAGAGCGTACTCGCCACCGAGGACTTGTGGCGTCTGCAACTGAAGGCCTTGAAGCAGGAGTTGATgcgagaggaagaggaagaactgGAAGAGACGCTGCCTGAAGAAGTTACTGACGAGGAGAAGCGAAATCTGGCGTCGTTGGCACGAGGAGGAAATCTACCTTTTAAGGAAGGAAAACGTAGTGTGGAAGCTCTAGCACGAGCCGGCTACCTGCCGGTGCCTAAACCACCACAGGAATCTGAGGAGTACCCACACGACAGCAGCGAGACAAGCGAAGAACTGATCGGTAAACGTAGCATCGCATCCTTGGCGAAGACTGGACAGCTTAAAAACTTTTTCCAGGACGAGGAAGGCAAGCGAGGTGGCATTGGATCTCTGGCCCGTAACGGCTATTTGCCCCAAAAGCGCGAAGATGACGATCTAGACTCTCTGATTCAGGAACTGTACCAAGAGGAGGACAAGCGCAACATCGCCTCCATGATGCGTAACAAGATCAGTCCCTTCCAAGAGGGCAAACGTAACCTTGGATCCATTGCCCGAGGTGGTGGCTACCGCCTAGTTAAGAAAGACGAAGATGAGGACGTTCTCGAAGAAGACAAGCGAAACATCGCCTCCATGATGCGCAACAAGATTAGTCCATTTCAAGAAGGCAAACGCAATCTAGGATCCCTGGCCCGCGGTGGAGGCTTCCGCCTTTCCAAGAAGGACGACGAAGATGATACTCTAGACGAGGACAAACGAAACGTCGCCTCTATGATGCGCAACAAGATCAGTCCCTTCCAGCAAGAAGGTAAACGGTATCTAGGTTCCATCATGAGGGGCCAAGGATCCTCTTTTGGAATTTCCAAGAAAGACGACggagaccaagaagaagataagAGAAACATTGGCGCCATGGCCAGGAACTGGCATCTTCCCGAGCATCTCAAATACGGCAAACGATTTGACGATGAGGAAGAAGACGTAGAGGACATCGCCAAGAGGTACGTGGCAACTCTCCTGAGGCACGGGAGATTACCAGTTGGAGCCTCAAACGACAATAGTGATGACATGTCCGACGACAAGCGACACATCGGCTCCCTGGCCGCGAAAGGCTCCTTTCAGGTCCACAAGAAGTCGAGCCGATCCACTGGAAGTGACGACGCTTCATATAATACCACAGATGCAGCAGGCAAGACCAAACGCTCTGTAGCAGCACCGGAGAACCAGATCCAAGCTTCGACCACTAGCAGTGACGGAGCCAAGAGAACGAAGAGGCAGGCATACCTGGTGCCTGCTACTTCTTCCGACGAGTTTCCCATGCCTGTAATGCAGAATTCTGACCTGTTCGACTATGAGGATCTAACAGAACTACTGTCCGGTGGCGCGGCGCCAGAGAAACGGTTTCTAg